The Budorcas taxicolor isolate Tak-1 chromosome 2, Takin1.1, whole genome shotgun sequence genome window below encodes:
- the LOC128043287 gene encoding LOW QUALITY PROTEIN: nucleolin-like (The sequence of the model RefSeq protein was modified relative to this genomic sequence to represent the inferred CDS: inserted 2 bases in 1 codon; substituted 1 base at 1 genomic stop codon), whose protein sequence is MVKLAKAGKNQGDSKKMAPPPKEAEEDSEDEELSEDEDDESSGEEVVIPQKKGKKATTTPAKKTVVSPTKKVAVATPAKKAVVTPGKKAAAMPAKKTVPPAKAVVTPGGKGATPGKALVATSGQKGAATPGKGAKNGGNAKKGDRDEEDDDDREEGDDDDEEEEEPAARKAAAAFGAAPAADDEDDEDDEDDDDDDEEEEEEDEEEEDDEDDSEEEPMEIVPAKGKKAPVKDAPVKAKSTAEDEEEEEEDEEKEEEDDNDEEEDDEAEEEEEEEEEEEEEEEEEPGKEAPGKRKKEMAKQKAAPEAKKQKVEGTEPTTSFNLFIGNLNFNKSAPELKTGISDLFAKNHLAVVDVRIGVSGKFGYVDFESAGDLEKALELTGLKVFGNEIKLEKPKGKDSRKDRDARTXLAKNLPYKVTQDELNEVFEDAVQIRLVSKDGKSKGIAYIEFKTEADAEKTLEEKQGTEIDGRSISLYYTGEKGQSQDHRSGKNSTCSGESKTLVLSNLSXSATEETLQEVFEKATHIKVPQNQNGTSKGYAFIKFASFEDAKEALNSCNKRDIEGRAVRLELQGPRRSPNARSQPAKTLFVKGLSEDTTEETLKESFDGSIRARIVTDRETGSSKGFGFVDFNSEEDAKAAKEAMEDGEINGNKVTLDWAKPKGEGGFGGRGGGRGGFGGRGGGRGGRGGFGGRGRGGFGGRGGFQGGRGGGGDHKPQGKKTKFE, encoded by the exons ATGGTAAAGCTCGCAAAGGCCGGCAAAAATCAAGGTGACTCCAAGAAAATGGCTCCTCCCCCAAAGGAGGCAGAAGAAGATAGTGAAGACGAGGAATTGTCAGAAGATGAAGACGATGAGAGCAGTGGAGAAGAGGTTGTTATCCCTCAGAAAAAAGGCAAGAAGGCTACCACAACTCCAGCAAAGAAGACGGTGGTTTCCCCAACGAAAAAGGTTGCAGTTGCCACACCAGCAAAGAAAGCAGTCGTCACCCCTGGCAAAAAGGCAGCAGCTATGCCAGCCAAGAAGACAgttccacctgccaaagcagtgGTAACACCTGGCGGAAAGGGAGCCACCCCAGGCAAAGCACTGGTAGCAACCTCTGGTCAGAAGGGAGCAGccaccccaggcaagggagcaaAGAACGGCGGGAATGCCAAGaagggagacagggatgaagaagATGACGATGACAGGGAAGAGGGAGACGATgatgatgaagaggaggaggagccagCAGCGAGGAAGGCAGCTGCTGCTTTTGGTGCTGCTCCTGCCGCAGATGATGAGGATGACGAGGATGACGAGGATGACGATGACgatgatgaggaggaggaggaggaggatgaggaggaggaggacgacgAAGATGACTCTGAAGAAGAACCTATGGAGATTGTACCAGCGAAAGGAAAGAAAGCTCCAGTAAAAGATGCTCCTGTGAAAGCTAAGAGCACTGCTgaagatgaagaggaggaggaggaggatgaagagaaggaggaagaggatgacAATGATGAGGAGGAGGACGATGAGgcggaagaagaggaggaggaggaggaggaagaagaggaggaagaggaagaagagcctGGCAAAGAAGCACCTGGAAAacgaaagaaggaaatggccaaacAAAAAGCAGCTCCTGAAGCCAAGAAACAAAAAGTGGAAGGCACAGAACCAACTACGTCTTTCAATCTCTTTATTGGAAACCTGAACTTCAATAAATCTGCTCCTGAATTGAAAACGGGTATCAGTGATCTTTTTGCTAAAAATCATCTTGCTGTTGTCGATGTCAGAATTGGTGTGTCTGGGAAGTTTGGCTACGTGGATTTTGAATCTGCTGGAGACCTGGAAAAAGCCTTGGAACTCACTGGTTTAAAAGTCTTTGGCaatgaaattaaactagaaaaaccaaagggaaaagaCAGTAGGAAAGATCGAGATGCAAGAAC CTTGGCTAAAAATCTGCCTTACAAAGTTACTCAGGATGAATTAAATGAAGTGTTTGAAGATGCTGTGCAGATCAGATTAGTCAGCAAGGATGGGAAGAGTAAAGGGATTGCTTATATTGAATTTAAGACAGAAGCTGATGCAGAAaaaaccttggaagaaaagcagggaACAGAGATAGATGGGCGATCCATTTCTCTGTACTACACCGGAGAGAAAGGCCAAAGTCAAGACCATAGAAGTGGAAAGAATAGCACTTGCAGTGGTGAATCAAAAACCCTGGTTTTAAGCAACCTTTCCTAGAGTGCAACAGAAGAAACACTTCAGGAAGTATTTGAGAAGGCAACTCATATCAAGGTGCCCCAGAACCAAAATGGCACATCTAAAGGGTATGCATTTATAAAATTTGCTTCATTTGAAGATGCTAAAGAAGCTTTAAATTCATGTAATAAAAGGGACATTGAGGGCAGAGCCGTCAGACTGGAGTTGCAAGGACCCAGGAGATCACCTAATGCAAGAAGCCAGCCAGCCAAGACTCTCTTTGTCAAAGGTCTCTCTGAGGATACCACAGAAGAGACGCTAAAGGAGTCCTTTGATGGCTCTATTCGAGCAAGGATAGTCACTGACCGGGAGACTGGGTCCTCCAAAGGATTTGGTTTTGTAGACTTTAACAGCGAGGAAGATGCCAAAGCTGCCAAGGAGGCCATGGAAGATGGTGAAATCAATGGAAACAAAGTCACTTTGGACTGGGCCAAACCTAAGGGTGAAGGTGGCTTTGGTGGccgaggaggaggcagaggtggcTTTGGAGGCCGAGGTGGTGGCAGAGGTGGCCGAGGTGGCTTTGGTGGCAGAGGCCGGGGAGGCTTTGGAGGGCGAGGAGGCTTccaaggaggcagaggaggaggaggagaccacAAGCCACAAGGAAAGAAGACGAAGTTTGAATAG